From the genome of Segatella hominis, one region includes:
- the rseP gene encoding RIP metalloprotease RseP, producing MEVFLIKALQLMLSLSILVLLHEGGHFFFSKLFGVRVEKFYLFFDPWFHLFEFKPKNSDTTYGMGWLPLGGYCKISGMIDESFDTEQMKQPEQPYEFRSKPAWQRLLIMIGGVLVNFVLALFIYSMVMFHWGDTYVATKDMKQGMKFNTEAKKLGFQDHDILLSTDLGEFKTYDGDLFRDLSKAQRVDVLRNGKKVSIQTPGDLNMLDMIKESPRFVEVFVPLQIDSVMQDSPAAKVGLKKGDCILSVNGKKVDSYNELTEELGRVEDVLSVAQTPKDSLKALTGTLTVLRAGVGNKNSAADTLNLAVQFESTDEGVKLGFYNHPVMMDYQPTHISYGFFESFPAGIKYGWNVLSGYVGDMKYVFSKEGAKSLGGFGALGSLFPSMWDWHAFWMMTAFLSIILAFMNILPIPALDGGHVFFLLYEIITGRKPGDKFMERAEFVGFGILILLLVVANLNDVLRLFGIL from the coding sequence ATGGAAGTATTTTTGATCAAAGCGTTGCAGCTGATGCTCTCGCTTTCCATCTTGGTGCTGCTCCATGAGGGCGGACACTTCTTCTTCTCCAAACTCTTCGGTGTAAGAGTTGAGAAGTTCTATCTTTTCTTCGACCCATGGTTCCACCTCTTTGAGTTCAAGCCAAAGAATTCAGATACTACTTACGGAATGGGCTGGTTGCCATTGGGTGGCTATTGTAAGATTTCGGGTATGATCGACGAGAGTTTCGATACCGAACAGATGAAGCAGCCGGAACAGCCTTATGAGTTCCGTAGCAAACCGGCCTGGCAGCGTCTTCTCATTATGATAGGTGGTGTGCTGGTCAATTTCGTCTTGGCTCTCTTCATCTATTCCATGGTGATGTTCCATTGGGGCGATACCTATGTGGCTACCAAGGACATGAAACAGGGTATGAAGTTCAATACCGAAGCCAAGAAATTAGGTTTCCAGGACCATGATATTCTCTTATCTACAGACTTGGGCGAGTTTAAGACCTATGATGGCGACCTGTTCCGTGACCTCTCCAAGGCGCAGCGTGTAGATGTATTACGCAACGGCAAGAAGGTAAGCATCCAGACCCCAGGCGACCTGAATATGCTCGACATGATCAAGGAAAGTCCTCGTTTTGTAGAGGTCTTCGTACCATTGCAGATTGATAGCGTGATGCAGGATTCTCCTGCAGCCAAGGTTGGTCTGAAGAAGGGCGATTGTATTCTGAGCGTCAACGGCAAGAAGGTGGATTCCTATAATGAGTTGACCGAGGAGTTGGGCAGAGTGGAGGATGTGCTTTCCGTAGCGCAGACACCTAAAGACAGTTTGAAGGCTCTTACTGGCACCCTGACTGTATTGCGTGCAGGCGTTGGTAATAAGAATTCTGCAGCAGATACCCTCAACTTGGCAGTACAGTTTGAGTCCACAGACGAGGGCGTGAAGTTAGGTTTCTACAATCATCCTGTGATGATGGACTACCAGCCAACCCACATCAGTTATGGATTCTTCGAGAGTTTCCCAGCCGGCATCAAGTATGGCTGGAATGTCTTGTCTGGTTATGTAGGCGATATGAAGTATGTCTTCTCCAAGGAGGGTGCCAAGAGCTTAGGCGGTTTCGGCGCATTGGGCAGTCTGTTCCCATCCATGTGGGACTGGCATGCGTTCTGGATGATGACAGCCTTCCTGAGCATCATCCTGGCGTTTATGAATATCCTTCCGATTCCTGCATTGGATGGCGGTCATGTCTTCTTCCTGTTGTATGAGATCATTACCGGTCGCAAGCCAGGCGATAAGTTCATGGAGCGTGCCGAGTTTGTCGGTTTCGGTATCTTGATTCTGCTGCTGGTAGTGGCGAATCTGAATGATGTCTTGCGACTGTTTGGAATCCTGTAA
- a CDS encoding 2-C-methyl-D-erythritol 4-phosphate cytidylyltransferase gives MDYVIIVAGGKGLRMGSEIPKQFLPVAGKPILMRTIERFHEYDEHLNIILVLPESQQEYWHQLCEEHHFDIKHQIANGGDTRFQSSKNGLALIPDGEDGVVGIHDGVRPFVSIDVISECYETAREEYAAIPVYAVTETLRYIDKRGGGKNVLRDDYRIVQTPQTFDISLAKQAFNQGYKEQFTDDASVVESLGCQVAMVDGNRENIKITTPFDIKIAEALLSE, from the coding sequence ATGGATTACGTAATTATAGTAGCCGGGGGCAAAGGGCTCCGCATGGGAAGTGAGATTCCCAAGCAGTTCTTGCCAGTAGCAGGCAAGCCTATCCTGATGCGCACCATCGAGCGCTTTCATGAATACGATGAGCATCTGAATATCATCTTGGTATTGCCGGAAAGCCAGCAGGAATACTGGCACCAGCTTTGCGAGGAGCATCATTTTGATATCAAACATCAGATTGCCAATGGTGGCGACACCCGTTTCCAATCTTCGAAAAACGGACTTGCACTCATCCCCGATGGTGAGGACGGTGTGGTAGGAATCCATGATGGTGTGCGCCCATTCGTCTCTATCGACGTCATCAGCGAATGCTACGAGACGGCACGCGAGGAATATGCAGCCATCCCTGTCTATGCGGTGACTGAAACCCTGAGATATATTGACAAGCGTGGCGGTGGCAAGAATGTGCTCCGTGATGATTATCGCATCGTGCAGACTCCACAGACCTTTGACATCAGTTTGGCAAAACAGGCCTTCAACCAGGGTTACAAGGAACAGTTTACCGACGATGCATCCGTTGTAGAAAGTCTCGGCTGTCAGGTAGCGATGGTGGATGGAAATCGAGAGAACATCAAGATCACCACCCCATTCGACATCAAGATCGCTGAAGCATTGTTATCAGAATAA
- the tnpB gene encoding IS66 family insertion sequence element accessory protein TnpB (TnpB, as the term is used for proteins encoded by IS66 family insertion elements, is considered an accessory protein, since TnpC, encoded by a neighboring gene, is a DDE family transposase.): MFGLNENTQYYVCQRYVRMNTGINGLYQIVRTEMELPPLGGAVFIFFSKNRQQVKLLKWDGDGFLLYHKRLERGTFELPFFDPKNKQCKMPHKTLSAIMSGICLKSMRFRKRLNL, encoded by the coding sequence ATGTTTGGATTAAATGAGAACACCCAATACTATGTCTGCCAGCGATACGTTCGAATGAACACGGGTATTAATGGCTTGTATCAGATAGTAAGGACGGAGATGGAGCTGCCACCACTTGGCGGTGCTGTCTTCATCTTCTTCTCCAAGAATCGCCAGCAGGTTAAACTGCTAAAATGGGACGGCGATGGTTTCTTGCTATATCACAAGCGACTGGAACGAGGAACCTTTGAATTGCCATTCTTTGACCCTAAGAACAAGCAATGCAAAATGCCGCACAAGACTCTGTCTGCCATCATGAGCGGAATTTGCCTTAAAAGTATGAGATTTAGAAAGAGGCTTAACTTATAG
- a CDS encoding M23 family metallopeptidase, translated as MSLKKKIKKISVVALLALTTVPSFGQDLLARQAPVDHRMKSIDTLAVSHYRMMEDRENPSAELYQDFSNKYAHRRTALPEHFRIDLRHFCMPTPSRVVTSNFGYRASFGRQHKGMDIKVYIGDTIRAAFSGKVRIVRYEGGGYGKYIVIRHYNGLETIYGHLSKQLVSENEEVRAGDVIGLGGNTGRSTGSHLHFETRLCGVALNPALMFDFRNQDVTGDFYDFRCDSYERESADANAARGKIGNGGYTREQVNGGEVGRYNANAGGEKLYHKVKYGETLNSIAEKRGVTVDQICRLNGYKKDKKLTPGQIIRYS; from the coding sequence ATGAGTTTAAAAAAGAAAATAAAGAAGATTTCCGTAGTTGCATTGTTGGCGCTAACAACCGTGCCGTCATTTGGTCAAGACTTGCTTGCCCGTCAGGCACCAGTTGACCATCGCATGAAGTCGATAGACACATTAGCAGTATCTCATTATCGAATGATGGAAGATAGAGAGAATCCTTCAGCAGAGTTGTATCAGGATTTCTCCAACAAGTATGCTCACCGCCGGACTGCGCTTCCTGAGCACTTCCGTATCGACCTCCGTCATTTCTGCATGCCAACTCCAAGTCGCGTTGTCACAAGTAACTTCGGTTACCGTGCTAGCTTTGGCCGCCAACATAAAGGTATGGACATCAAGGTTTATATTGGCGACACAATCCGCGCAGCCTTCTCAGGCAAAGTTCGCATCGTAAGATATGAAGGTGGTGGTTATGGTAAGTACATCGTAATCCGTCACTATAATGGTTTGGAGACCATCTACGGTCACCTCTCTAAGCAGCTCGTTTCTGAGAACGAGGAGGTAAGAGCAGGCGATGTGATTGGTTTGGGAGGTAATACAGGTCGTAGTACCGGTTCTCACCTTCACTTTGAGACTCGTCTTTGCGGTGTAGCCCTCAACCCAGCGTTGATGTTCGACTTCCGCAATCAGGACGTTACTGGCGATTTTTACGATTTCCGTTGCGACTCTTACGAGCGTGAGTCAGCAGATGCCAATGCTGCTCGTGGCAAGATTGGTAATGGTGGTTACACCCGTGAGCAGGTTAATGGTGGCGAAGTGGGCAGATACAATGCCAACGCTGGTGGCGAGAAGCTTTACCACAAGGTTAAGTATGGTGAGACTCTGAATTCCATCGCCGAGAAGCGTGGTGTAACAGTAGATCAGATTTGCCGCCTCAACGGTTACAAGAAGGATAAGAAGCTGACTCCAGGTCAGATTATCCGCTACTCTTAA
- the recG gene encoding ATP-dependent DNA helicase RecG: MSSILDQDIMFLPGVGPKKKEILSKELGINSYGDLLEYYPYKYVDRSRIFHISELTPDMPYVQIKGRILSYEEFDTGKRNKRLVAHFSDGFGVVDLVWFRSSQYILKTYHVGTEYIVFGKPALFGGRYQFAHPDMDDASNLQISEMGMQPFYNTTEKMKKYGFSSRTIEKLTKTLVGLLPQLSETLPDSITSRLHLISRDEAFRFIHYPHTHQEMQKAQVRLKFEELFYVQLNILRYASDQRRKYRGYIFNRIGDIFHDFYAHHLPFELTGAQKRVMHEIRADMCSGRQMNRLLQGDVGSGKTLVALMTMLIALDNGYQACLMAPTEILAEQHLQTIREFLKGMDIRVELLTGMVKGKKRKEVLDALIRGDVQILVGTHAILEDPVMFAHLGVAVIDEQHRFGVAQRARLWAKSENPPHVLVMTATPIPRTLAMTIYGDLDVSVIDELPPGRKPILTLHKFDNQLTSLYQSIRRQINMGRQVYIVFPLIKESEKSDLKNLEEGFETLKEAFPEFRLSKVHGQMKPAEKEEEMEHFVKGETQILVATTVIEVGVNVPNASVMVILDAQRFGLAQLHQLRGRVGRGCDQSYCILVTSYKLSEETRKRIDIMCDTNDGFRIAEADLKFRGPGDLEGTQQSGMAFDLKIANIARDGQIVQLARTEAQTIIDADPHCNLPQNALLWNRLKEMKKTHINWAAIS, translated from the coding sequence ATGAGTAGTATTTTAGACCAAGACATCATGTTCCTGCCTGGCGTAGGACCCAAAAAGAAAGAGATACTGAGCAAGGAGCTCGGTATCAACTCCTATGGTGACTTGCTGGAATACTACCCTTATAAATATGTAGATCGTTCGAGGATTTTCCACATCAGCGAACTCACCCCCGACATGCCTTATGTCCAGATCAAAGGTCGAATACTAAGTTACGAGGAGTTTGATACTGGCAAACGCAACAAGCGTCTTGTTGCCCATTTCTCCGATGGCTTCGGCGTGGTCGATTTAGTCTGGTTCCGCAGTTCCCAGTACATTCTCAAGACCTATCATGTAGGTACCGAATACATCGTCTTCGGCAAACCAGCCCTCTTTGGTGGCCGCTATCAGTTTGCCCATCCCGACATGGATGATGCCAGCAACCTGCAGATTTCAGAAATGGGAATGCAACCTTTCTATAATACCACCGAAAAGATGAAGAAGTACGGATTCTCCTCCCGCACCATTGAGAAGCTCACCAAGACTTTGGTAGGACTGCTTCCTCAATTGTCCGAGACATTACCCGACTCCATCACCTCCCGCCTGCATCTGATTTCCCGCGATGAAGCCTTCCGCTTCATCCACTATCCGCATACCCATCAGGAGATGCAGAAAGCACAGGTGCGACTCAAGTTTGAGGAACTCTTCTATGTGCAACTTAATATATTAAGGTACGCGAGCGACCAGCGGCGCAAATACCGTGGCTACATCTTCAACCGAATCGGCGACATCTTCCATGATTTCTATGCCCACCATCTTCCTTTCGAACTCACGGGCGCACAGAAACGGGTGATGCATGAGATCCGTGCCGATATGTGCAGCGGCCGACAGATGAACCGGTTGCTGCAGGGCGACGTGGGTTCTGGTAAAACTCTCGTGGCGCTGATGACCATGCTCATCGCCCTCGACAACGGTTATCAGGCCTGTCTGATGGCTCCTACCGAAATCCTTGCCGAACAGCACTTGCAGACCATCCGTGAATTTCTCAAGGGGATGGACATCCGGGTGGAACTGCTCACGGGTATGGTGAAGGGAAAGAAGCGCAAGGAAGTGCTCGATGCTCTGATTCGTGGAGATGTCCAGATATTGGTGGGCACACATGCCATCCTCGAAGACCCCGTGATGTTCGCCCATCTCGGTGTAGCAGTCATCGACGAGCAGCATCGCTTCGGAGTTGCCCAGCGTGCCCGCCTATGGGCAAAGAGCGAGAATCCGCCTCATGTATTGGTGATGACCGCCACGCCTATCCCGAGAACCTTGGCGATGACCATCTATGGCGATCTCGACGTGAGTGTGATAGACGAACTTCCGCCAGGCAGAAAACCCATCCTGACTTTGCATAAGTTTGACAACCAGTTGACCAGCCTCTACCAGAGCATCCGCCGTCAGATCAATATGGGCAGACAGGTTTATATCGTCTTCCCGCTGATCAAGGAGAGCGAAAAGAGCGACCTCAAGAACTTAGAGGAAGGATTTGAAACGCTGAAGGAAGCCTTCCCGGAGTTCCGCCTCAGCAAGGTACACGGACAGATGAAACCGGCAGAGAAGGAAGAAGAAATGGAGCATTTCGTGAAGGGCGAGACGCAGATATTGGTAGCCACCACCGTGATAGAAGTGGGTGTGAATGTGCCCAATGCCTCCGTGATGGTTATCCTCGATGCACAGCGCTTCGGACTTGCCCAACTCCACCAGCTCAGAGGCAGAGTGGGACGAGGTTGCGACCAGAGTTACTGCATCCTCGTCACCAGCTATAAGTTGTCGGAGGAAACCCGCAAACGCATTGATATCATGTGTGATACGAACGATGGATTCCGCATCGCCGAAGCCGATCTCAAGTTCAGAGGACCGGGCGATTTGGAAGGAACCCAACAGAGCGGAATGGCTTTCGACCTGAAGATAGCCAATATTGCAAGAGACGGACAGATTGTACAGTTGGCACGCACAGAAGCACAGACCATCATCGATGCCGACCCACATTGCAACCTGCCTCAGAATGCCCTGCTCTGGAACCGACTGAAAGAAATGAAGAAAACCCATATCAATTGGGCTGCAATCAGTTAG
- a CDS encoding helix-turn-helix domain-containing protein, with product MAKKMMLDYPDYNNDIISAECDFSSRSYLYRIFKEKEGCSPTVWRAKKHHKQPDKGHIIIW from the coding sequence ATGGCAAAGAAGATGATGCTCGACTATCCCGACTACAACAACGACATCATTTCTGCCGAATGTGACTTCTCTTCACGCTCCTATCTCTATCGCATATTCAAAGAGAAAGAAGGTTGCTCCCCAACTGTCTGGAGAGCAAAAAAACATCATAAGCAACCCGACAAAGGGCATATAATTATATGGTGA
- a CDS encoding AAA family ATPase — MDANGIIGREYEQKLILERCNSCKAELIAVYGRRRVGKTFLVRKMFNDQFAFSFIGMYEVSRAVQLEQFRMALTQYAKKSVPRLKTWFEAFAALREYLSGLSQQEPIVLFFDELPWMDTPKSNFIAAFSYFWNSWASMVPQLKLIVCGSSTTWMLAKFIGDKGGLYGRVTRQIYLAPFSLGETEQFLNGLKGLALTRQQVLDVYMILGGIPYYLDMLERGVPLDVCIDRLFFSQDSPLRGEFDFLFRSLFNDSKHYRKIVEVLSEKMKGMTRKELMDELKLKGGGQLSEILENLKKCDFIRKYSTIGKSERDALYQLTDLYSLFYTRFVANNSGQDKNFWSNMRNSGSRTAWSGYAFEQVCLHHIPQIKKALGISGVLANVYSWSCRPFVDATGAEWRGGQIDMLIDRADGAINICEMKYAKDEFVIDAGYEQRLRDRMSSFSVATKTKKALLHTFITTYGVKQNMHSGLVNSEVRMNDLFEKANT, encoded by the coding sequence ATGGATGCAAACGGAATAATAGGACGTGAATATGAGCAGAAACTCATTCTGGAACGTTGTAATAGCTGCAAGGCAGAACTGATAGCAGTCTATGGTCGTAGGCGTGTAGGAAAGACTTTCCTGGTTCGGAAAATGTTCAACGACCAGTTTGCCTTTTCGTTTATAGGTATGTATGAAGTGAGCCGTGCTGTACAGCTGGAGCAGTTTCGTATGGCACTGACGCAGTATGCTAAAAAATCTGTGCCGAGATTGAAAACCTGGTTTGAGGCATTTGCCGCTTTACGTGAATATCTTTCGGGGTTATCTCAGCAGGAGCCGATAGTTCTGTTCTTTGATGAGTTGCCTTGGATGGATACGCCCAAAAGCAATTTCATCGCAGCCTTCAGCTATTTTTGGAATTCATGGGCCTCTATGGTCCCTCAGCTGAAACTTATCGTCTGTGGTTCTTCTACCACGTGGATGTTGGCTAAGTTTATAGGCGATAAGGGCGGATTGTATGGTCGAGTAACCCGTCAGATCTATCTGGCTCCCTTCTCTCTGGGCGAGACAGAGCAGTTCTTAAACGGATTGAAAGGACTGGCTCTTACCCGCCAGCAGGTGTTGGATGTGTATATGATACTGGGTGGTATTCCTTATTATCTTGATATGCTGGAGCGTGGTGTTCCGTTAGACGTGTGCATCGACAGACTGTTTTTCTCGCAGGATTCACCATTGCGTGGAGAATTCGATTTCCTCTTCCGTTCCCTCTTTAATGACTCCAAGCATTATCGCAAGATAGTAGAGGTGCTTTCAGAAAAAATGAAGGGTATGACCCGCAAGGAATTGATGGATGAGTTGAAACTGAAAGGTGGTGGACAGTTGTCTGAAATCCTGGAGAATCTGAAGAAATGCGATTTTATCAGGAAATATTCTACCATAGGAAAAAGTGAAAGGGATGCCCTTTATCAGTTAACAGACTTATACTCATTGTTCTATACCCGTTTTGTGGCAAACAACAGTGGGCAGGATAAGAACTTCTGGAGTAATATGCGTAATTCTGGAAGTAGAACCGCCTGGAGTGGTTATGCTTTTGAGCAGGTATGCCTGCATCATATTCCACAGATTAAGAAGGCTTTAGGTATTTCTGGTGTTTTGGCGAATGTTTATTCCTGGTCTTGCCGTCCTTTTGTGGATGCTACCGGTGCAGAATGGAGAGGAGGTCAGATTGATATGCTGATAGATCGTGCTGATGGAGCTATCAATATCTGTGAGATGAAATATGCCAAGGATGAGTTTGTGATAGATGCCGGCTATGAGCAGCGGCTGCGTGACAGGATGTCTTCCTTCTCTGTGGCGACCAAGACGAAGAAGGCATTGCTGCATACCTTCATCACTACTTATGGAGTGAAGCAGAATATGCATAGCGGATTGGTGAATAGTGAGGTAAGGATGAATGATCTTTTTGAAAAAGCAAACACATAA
- a CDS encoding ATP-binding protein, with translation MGKVFKRKLYDKMLNWKQTRDGSTALLVKGARRVGKSTIAEEFAKNEYKSYIFVDFADAPTALWEAIDNISDRNHFFMQLQFIYGVRLYERKSVIIFDEVQKCPKVREAIKYLVKDRRYDYIETGSLLSIRKNTKDIVIPSEETRLTMYPMDYEEFRWALNDNVTIDMLRECFNSKRSLGDATMRKLLRDFRLYMLVGGMPQAVNTYLETNNLTEVDNKKREILDIYIDDFLKIDPSGKISKMFSAIPAQLSKNASRYQQTSILGKNESSETIAEFLRDMEDSLTVNFAHHSDNPSVGLPAHTDYDQYKMFMGDTGLFVTLAFWDKDVTENIIYQKLLSDKLSADLGYVYENVVAQLLVATGNRLFYHTWRSKTSNHNYEVDFLLSRGSKLWPLEVKSSGYQTHKSLDEFCKKYSEHISNRYLIYTKDLKKDKETILLPVFMTMFL, from the coding sequence ATGGGAAAAGTTTTTAAGCGCAAACTATATGATAAAATGCTTAACTGGAAGCAGACCAGAGACGGTTCTACAGCACTTCTCGTCAAGGGAGCACGTCGTGTAGGAAAATCCACAATAGCCGAGGAATTTGCAAAAAACGAGTACAAAAGCTATATATTCGTCGACTTTGCTGATGCACCAACAGCCTTGTGGGAAGCTATTGACAACATCTCTGACCGCAATCATTTTTTCATGCAACTTCAATTTATATATGGTGTAAGATTATACGAGCGAAAGTCCGTAATCATTTTCGATGAGGTTCAAAAGTGTCCCAAGGTTCGTGAGGCCATTAAATATTTGGTTAAAGATCGCAGATATGACTATATTGAGACAGGGTCATTGCTTTCTATCCGGAAGAACACCAAGGACATCGTGATACCAAGTGAGGAAACAAGACTTACGATGTATCCTATGGACTATGAGGAGTTTCGTTGGGCCTTGAATGATAATGTTACAATTGATATGCTTAGAGAATGTTTCAACAGTAAACGTTCTTTAGGTGATGCGACTATGAGGAAGCTTCTTCGTGACTTTAGGCTGTATATGTTAGTTGGGGGCATGCCGCAAGCTGTCAATACTTATTTGGAAACAAATAACTTGACAGAGGTTGATAATAAGAAGAGAGAAATCCTGGATATATATATAGATGATTTTTTGAAGATAGACCCATCAGGTAAGATATCCAAGATGTTTAGCGCAATACCCGCCCAGCTTAGTAAAAATGCCAGCCGATACCAACAAACCAGCATTTTAGGGAAAAATGAATCCTCGGAAACAATCGCCGAGTTTTTGCGCGACATGGAAGATAGCCTTACCGTGAATTTCGCTCACCACTCAGACAATCCTAGTGTGGGACTTCCTGCACATACGGACTACGACCAGTACAAGATGTTTATGGGAGATACCGGGCTTTTTGTCACGCTGGCCTTTTGGGATAAAGATGTAACCGAGAATATCATCTATCAGAAGCTTCTTAGTGACAAGTTATCAGCAGACTTGGGGTACGTATATGAAAATGTTGTAGCCCAATTACTTGTGGCAACAGGCAACAGGCTTTTCTACCATACATGGCGTTCCAAGACGTCAAACCACAATTACGAGGTTGATTTTTTACTATCACGTGGAAGCAAGCTGTGGCCGCTTGAGGTGAAATCTTCTGGCTATCAGACACACAAGTCGTTGGATGAATTTTGCAAAAAATATTCAGAGCATATAAGTAACAGGTACTTGATATATACCAAGGATCTTAAAAAGGATAAAGAAACAATACTTCTACCTGTTTTCATGACCATGTTCTTGTAA
- the tnpC gene encoding IS66 family transposase, which translates to MTKDEIIVLLKEQLQLANDTVSSLTIQVGELIERIKSLEEQLVQKGIAIDKANRQNRALGKLVSGKKSERQEKCLQDSMTQEEFDRKKKEQAEKRKERKNNGAKRDMHYEMEEKHVTVNPDMDAELLKTLRIYGTRTCVRYSMEPIKFIKTVYHINTYTDGNVLYPGKTPPALLLNSSYTSSFAAGLLQLRYIYSMPVERIVKYFADSGFTLRKATANKLIARSADVLENIYRAICQKVLQQDYVTADETYHKVLLTRVKPTDNGSKKGYLWAVSAPKLGLVFFVYEAGSRSEQIILDVFSDYKGTVQSDAYAPYRKLESDAYPDIMRIACLQHVKRNFIDCGKNDKDAQEVAGIINRFYQEDKKHKVGVNGWTIEKHLAYRQSYAPDILQDLLEKLEELSSRKDLLPKSPLAQAVGYALNEYNAICDIFKRGDTALDNNYIERIQRYISLSRRNSLFFGSHEGARRGAILYSIAISCKMNGINLFEYISDVIEKTVEWQPNTPLEKYRDLLPDRWKKQ; encoded by the coding sequence ATGACAAAGGACGAAATCATAGTACTTTTGAAGGAGCAACTTCAGCTTGCTAACGATACTGTGAGTTCGCTGACCATACAGGTCGGTGAACTCATTGAACGTATAAAGTCATTAGAAGAGCAACTCGTCCAGAAAGGAATCGCCATAGACAAAGCGAATCGTCAGAACAGGGCGCTCGGCAAGCTCGTTTCCGGCAAAAAGTCCGAACGTCAGGAGAAGTGTCTGCAAGACTCAATGACTCAGGAAGAATTTGACAGGAAGAAAAAAGAGCAGGCGGAAAAGAGAAAGGAGCGCAAAAACAATGGGGCCAAGCGTGACATGCATTATGAGATGGAGGAGAAACATGTTACGGTTAATCCAGACATGGATGCGGAACTTTTGAAGACGCTGCGCATCTATGGCACCCGCACCTGTGTGCGTTACAGCATGGAGCCCATCAAGTTCATCAAGACCGTATATCACATCAACACTTATACGGATGGAAATGTCCTGTATCCAGGAAAGACCCCACCAGCATTGCTGCTAAACTCATCCTATACATCTTCTTTTGCAGCAGGTCTACTGCAGTTGCGGTATATCTATTCCATGCCGGTGGAGCGAATCGTCAAATACTTTGCCGACAGTGGGTTCACACTAAGGAAAGCCACGGCAAACAAGCTGATTGCCAGAAGCGCAGACGTACTGGAAAATATCTATAGAGCCATCTGCCAAAAGGTGTTACAGCAGGATTATGTTACGGCAGATGAAACTTATCATAAAGTACTGCTGACGAGGGTAAAGCCTACAGACAATGGCTCGAAGAAAGGTTACCTGTGGGCGGTAAGCGCACCTAAACTGGGACTTGTGTTCTTCGTATATGAGGCTGGATCACGTTCTGAGCAGATCATACTTGATGTGTTCTCGGATTATAAAGGTACAGTACAGAGTGATGCATATGCTCCTTACCGGAAGCTGGAGTCGGATGCTTATCCGGACATTATGAGAATTGCCTGTCTGCAGCATGTCAAGAGAAACTTCATCGACTGTGGCAAGAACGACAAGGATGCACAGGAAGTAGCAGGCATCATCAACAGATTTTATCAAGAAGACAAAAAGCATAAGGTTGGCGTAAATGGATGGACAATAGAGAAACATCTGGCTTATCGGCAATCATACGCACCGGACATTTTGCAGGATTTATTAGAGAAACTGGAGGAATTATCTTCCAGGAAGGATTTGCTGCCCAAATCGCCCTTGGCGCAAGCCGTCGGCTATGCCCTTAACGAGTATAATGCCATTTGTGACATTTTTAAAAGAGGTGATACTGCTCTCGACAACAATTATATTGAGAGAATCCAGAGGTACATATCGCTGTCGAGAAGAAACTCATTATTCTTTGGTTCGCACGAAGGGGCAAGACGAGGAGCTATCCTATATTCTATCGCCATCTCATGCAAAATGAATGGCATTAATCTGTTCGAATACATTAGCGACGTCATAGAAAAGACCGTAGAATGGCAACCAAATACTCCATTGGAAAAATACAGAGACTTGCTTCCTGACAGATGGAAAAAGCAGTAA